From Tiliqua scincoides isolate rTilSci1 chromosome 2, rTilSci1.hap2, whole genome shotgun sequence, the proteins below share one genomic window:
- the LOC136641321 gene encoding tripartite motif-containing protein 2-like, which produces MLGGFGTLPGKLIWPTSVTTSPDGDLVVKDSGTGHIQIYSPDGDFKQRFPYGFEPIKGMGDVTCMRSGVILVTNGTRIIQLFSKDGELIHELKSPKLTWPYSYGITVMQSNKIAVSDWTDGGKINIIGVDWRMNAILKTNAIEGFHRPVRIAVSKNEDLLVTEGQLFGRFQGCCIKVIDKNRHLKRTIGPRYGKTFSFENPSGISVDSPGNIFVTDEDRNYIVMFNPDSSLSAVIVSEGLQGPSSLSVMEHGLLAVADCYNHCVKIFRYK; this is translated from the exons ATGTTGGGAGGATTTGGCACATTACCTGGAAAGTTGATCTGGCCAACCAGTGTGACGACATCTCCTGATGGTGACTTGGTGGTGAAAGACAGTGGAACTGGACACATCCAGATCTACAGCCCTGATGGTGATTTTAAGCAAAGGTTTCCGTATGGCTTTGAACCGATAAAAGGGATGGGAGATGTCACGTGCATGAGAAGTGGTGTGATACTTGTAACGAATGGAACTAGAATCATCCAGCTCTTCTCTAAAGATGGTGAGCTGATCCACGAGCTGAAGTCTCCAAAATTAACCTGGCCGTATTCATACGGTATAACAGTCATGCAGTCCAACAAAATTGCTGTGTCTGACtggactgatggaggaaaaattAATATAATTGGAGTGGATTGGAGAATGAACGCCATCCTGAAGACAAATGCGATAGAGGGATTTCATAGGCCTGTGCGCATTGCAGTCAGTAAG AATGAAGACCTGTTAGTTACAGAGGGACAGCTTTTTGGAAGATTCCAGGGTTGCTGTATCAAAGTTATTGACAAGAACAGACATCTGAAGAGGACCATAGGCCCCCGCTATGGCAAAACATTCAGTTTTGAAAACCCTTCTGGGATCAGTGTGGATTCCCCTGGCAACATCTTTGTAACTGACGAAGACAGAAACTACATTGTGATGTTTAACCCAGACTCTTCTCTCAGTGCTGTTATAGTGTCTGAGGGCTTGCAGGGTCCCAGTAGCCTCTCAGTGATGGAACATGGACTGCTAGCGGTGGCCGACTGCTACAACCACTGTGTTAAAATCTTCAGGTACAAATAA
- the RPS6 gene encoding small ribosomal subunit protein eS6 — protein sequence MKLNISFPATGCQKLIEVDDERKLRTFYEKRMTTEVSADALGEEWKGYVVRISGGNDKQGFPMKQGVLTHGRVRLLLSKGHSCYRPRRTGERKRKSVRGCIVDANLSVLNLVIVKKGEKDIPGLTDTTVPRRLGPKRASRIRKLFNLSKEDDVRQYVVRKPLNKEGKKPRTKAPKIQRLVTPRVLQHKRRRIALKKQRTQKNKEEAAEYAKLLAKRMKEAKEKRQEQIAKRRRLSSLRASTSKSESSQK from the exons ATGAAG cTGAACATCTCTTTCCCAGCCACAGGCTGCCAGAAGCTCATTGAGGTGGACGATGAGCGCAAGCTCCGCACCTTCTACGAGAAGCGGATGACCACCGAAGTCTCTGCAGATGCTCTTGGCGAGGAGTGGAAG GGATATGTTGTCCGCATCAGTGGTGGCAACGACAAACAAGGCTTCCCCATGAAACAAGGAGTCCTGACCCATGGACGTGTCCGCCTACTGCTCAGTAAGGGCCACTCCTGTTACCGCCCAAGAAGAACAGGAGAGCGGAAGCGCAAATCTGTTCGGGGTTGCATTGTAGATGCCAACTTGAGTGTCCTGAATTTGGTCATAGTAAAGAAAG GTGAGAAAGATATTCCTGGACTGACTGACACCACTGTGCCTCGTCGACTTGGTCCCAAGAGGGCCAGCAGAATCCGCAAGCTGTTTAACCTCTCCAAAGAAGATGATGTTCGCCAGTATGTTGTGAGAAAGCCATTGAACAAGGAAG GCAAGAAGCCAAGGACCAAAGCGCCCAAGATCCAGCGCTTGGTAACTCCCAGGGTACTGCAGCATAAACGCAGGCGTATTGCTTTAAAGAAGCAACGTACCCAGAAGAACAAGGAAGAGGCGGCAGAATATGCCAAGCTGCTGGCTAAGAGAATGAAG GAGGCAAAGGAAAAACGTCAGGAGCAAATAGCCAAGAGGCGTAGACTTTCTTCCCTAAGAGCCTCCACATCTAAATCAGAATCAAGCCAGAAGTAA